From a region of the Mycolicibacterium sp. MU0050 genome:
- a CDS encoding NAD(P)/FAD-dependent oxidoreductase, which produces MTFALPASGITIDIDFDPAPIRQRYADERARRLRDDHLEQFQGLADLREADATDPYSEPLVRDAVQAEHDVVILGGGFGGLLAGAYLTQQGVKDFRIIEQAGDFGGTWYWNRYPGVQCDVESYIYLPLLEETGYIPTQRYADGDEIFEHSKRIGRHFDLYRAALFQTAATSVVWAEDSQRWEIRTDRGDVLTARFVVRANGPLNKPQFPRVPGIGDFSGAMFHTSRWDYDYTGGDQHGGMTKLADKRVAIIGTGATGVQAVPFLAKDAKELFVIQRTPSVVGPRDNRPTDPEWAAGLTPGWQQRRHHNFNSLVNGHPQDENLVGDIWTTLLTDITGQHFVETPLDGLALEDQIALAEVADMRFMRGVHARIEEIVEDPATAKALKPWFGAICKRPTFNDEYLQSFNEPSVHLVHSPDGVERFTETGLVVDGTHYDVDCIVFATGFETGSSTADRYGYDILGRDGVSMREHFAVGHQTLHGFFSTGFPNFVELGVSQNAYVVNFSYMLDRKARHTARIIGHALQHNVATIEPDEAAQAEWVQRTRESGLARLFYLSTCTPGYYNGQGDLAHGFWGDVYQGSEVEFWDMIEKWWDSGDFEGLRLKPVELETP; this is translated from the coding sequence ATGACCTTCGCCCTGCCCGCGTCGGGTATCACGATCGACATCGACTTCGATCCCGCCCCGATCCGGCAGCGCTACGCCGACGAGCGGGCGCGCCGCCTGCGCGACGACCATCTCGAACAGTTCCAGGGGCTGGCCGACCTGCGCGAAGCCGACGCCACCGACCCCTACAGCGAGCCGCTGGTGCGCGATGCCGTGCAGGCCGAGCACGACGTGGTCATCCTCGGCGGCGGCTTCGGTGGGCTGCTGGCCGGCGCCTATCTGACGCAGCAGGGCGTGAAGGACTTCCGCATCATCGAACAGGCCGGCGACTTCGGCGGCACCTGGTACTGGAACCGCTACCCCGGGGTGCAGTGCGACGTCGAGTCCTACATCTACCTGCCATTGCTCGAGGAGACCGGCTACATCCCGACGCAGCGCTACGCCGACGGTGACGAGATATTCGAGCACTCGAAGCGCATCGGCCGCCACTTCGACCTCTACCGCGCCGCACTGTTCCAGACCGCGGCGACCTCGGTGGTCTGGGCGGAAGACAGCCAGCGCTGGGAGATCCGGACCGACCGCGGCGACGTCCTGACGGCGCGGTTCGTCGTCCGCGCCAACGGCCCGCTGAACAAGCCCCAGTTCCCGCGGGTCCCGGGTATCGGGGACTTCTCCGGTGCGATGTTCCACACCAGCCGTTGGGATTACGACTACACCGGCGGCGACCAGCACGGTGGCATGACCAAGCTGGCCGACAAGCGCGTCGCGATCATCGGCACCGGCGCCACCGGAGTCCAGGCCGTACCGTTCTTGGCCAAGGACGCCAAGGAGCTGTTCGTCATCCAGCGCACGCCCAGCGTCGTCGGCCCCCGCGACAACCGGCCCACCGACCCGGAGTGGGCCGCGGGCCTGACGCCGGGTTGGCAGCAGCGCCGCCACCACAACTTCAACTCGCTGGTCAACGGCCATCCCCAAGACGAGAACCTCGTCGGCGACATCTGGACCACGCTGCTGACCGACATCACCGGCCAGCACTTCGTCGAGACGCCGCTGGACGGGCTGGCCCTCGAGGACCAGATCGCGCTCGCCGAGGTCGCCGACATGCGCTTCATGCGCGGCGTGCACGCCCGGATCGAGGAGATCGTGGAGGACCCCGCCACCGCCAAGGCCCTCAAGCCCTGGTTCGGTGCGATCTGCAAGCGCCCCACCTTCAACGACGAATATCTGCAGTCGTTCAACGAGCCGTCCGTGCATCTGGTCCACTCCCCCGACGGCGTCGAAAGATTCACCGAGACAGGCCTTGTCGTCGACGGCACGCACTACGACGTCGACTGCATCGTCTTCGCGACCGGGTTCGAGACGGGCTCGTCGACCGCGGACCGGTACGGCTACGACATCCTCGGTCGCGACGGGGTGTCCATGCGGGAGCACTTCGCCGTGGGACACCAGACCCTGCACGGGTTCTTCTCCACCGGTTTCCCCAACTTCGTCGAACTAGGCGTTAGCCAGAACGCTTACGTCGTGAACTTCAGCTACATGCTCGACCGAAAGGCCCGCCACACCGCCCGCATCATCGGCCACGCCCTGCAGCACAACGTCGCCACCATCGAGCCCGACGAGGCGGCTCAGGCGGAGTGGGTGCAACGGACCCGCGAGTCCGGCCTGGCTAGACTGTTCTACCTCTCGACGTGCACTCCGGGGTACTACAACGGCCAGGGCGACCTCGCCCACGGATTCTGGGGCGACGTGTACCAGGGCAGCGAGGTCGAGTTCTGGGACATGATCGAAAAGTGGTGGGACTCGGGCGACTTCGAGGGACTGCGGCTCAAGCCCGTCGAGCTCGAGACGCCCTAG
- a CDS encoding zinc-binding dehydrogenase yields MQAWQFSTAEAGLELTEVDAPAPGPGEVLIDVAAAGMCHSDVHIVNGHGDDWLRKRPITLGHEVAGTVSGLGAGVTGLNVGDRVAVALPAHPIEQADFTNGIGLGFDGGYAKQAVAPRDIVVAIPDGVPFTHAAVATDSIATAYHAVVAEAGVQAGAKVAVIGLGGLGLSAVAVAKTLGATVYGVDINTAVFDTAREQGAAECFANIGEVPTPIDAVLDFAGMGTTTAEAIAAVKPGGRVVVVGLGAPEANIPTHLLVTKNVQLRGSLGASIPDLEAVLELLATGQIVPAIEEVPFAEVPAALARIEAGQVQGRLVTCP; encoded by the coding sequence ATGCAGGCATGGCAGTTCAGCACCGCGGAAGCCGGACTGGAGTTGACCGAGGTCGACGCCCCGGCACCGGGCCCGGGGGAGGTCCTCATCGACGTCGCCGCCGCCGGCATGTGCCACTCCGACGTGCACATCGTCAACGGCCACGGCGACGATTGGCTCCGGAAGCGGCCGATCACCCTGGGCCACGAGGTCGCCGGCACCGTGAGCGGACTCGGCGCCGGAGTGACCGGCCTCAACGTCGGCGACCGCGTCGCGGTGGCGCTGCCCGCACATCCCATCGAGCAGGCGGACTTCACCAACGGCATCGGTCTCGGGTTCGACGGCGGCTACGCCAAACAGGCTGTCGCGCCGCGTGACATCGTCGTTGCCATCCCCGACGGCGTCCCGTTCACCCACGCCGCGGTGGCCACCGACTCCATCGCGACCGCCTATCACGCCGTCGTCGCCGAGGCCGGCGTGCAAGCCGGCGCGAAGGTGGCCGTCATCGGCCTCGGCGGTCTGGGACTCAGTGCGGTCGCGGTCGCGAAGACCCTGGGCGCCACCGTGTACGGCGTGGACATCAACACCGCGGTGTTCGACACCGCGCGAGAACAGGGCGCCGCCGAGTGCTTCGCCAACATCGGCGAGGTCCCGACCCCGATCGATGCCGTGCTGGATTTCGCCGGCATGGGGACCACGACGGCCGAGGCCATCGCGGCGGTCAAACCCGGCGGTCGCGTCGTCGTGGTGGGCCTGGGGGCACCGGAGGCGAACATCCCCACGCACCTGCTGGTGACCAAGAACGTCCAGCTGCGCGGATCCTTGGGCGCCAGCATCCCCGACCTCGAGGCCGTCCTGGAACTGCTGGCGACAGGGCAGATCGTCCCGGCGATCGAAGAGGTTCCGTTCGCCGAGGTTCCCGCCGCGTTGGCCCGCATCGAAGCCGGGCAGGTGCAGGGGCGCCTGGTGACGTGTCCGTGA
- a CDS encoding alcohol dehydrogenase catalytic domain-containing protein: MTTMKAGRINFGTKDFRITEVPRPTPGHGEVRVKVGAAGVCLSDVHLISGLVGPLRNADAERVLGHEVAGTVEALGAGVTGWTEGDRVTLQAVIPRPWGVDTMGVDYDGGWAEYVVVPQEVLVAIPDAMPFEQACIIPDAVSTPWAAITHTAKVAAGEAVGVWGVGGLGIHAVQLLRMIGAGPIVAIDPLPAPRENALQRGADAALDPTDARFADQLRELLGGGGLDAAFNFAGFPGVDEQILPLLNPGGRLTVIGISGHPIAVENSVFLVAHQQQILGHYGYLPPHVPQIVRLAEWGRLDLKGSVSSVLPLEQAPEAVRQLEEKDGNPIRLVLIP, translated from the coding sequence ATGACGACCATGAAGGCCGGCCGCATCAACTTCGGCACGAAGGATTTCCGCATCACCGAGGTGCCCCGGCCGACGCCCGGTCACGGTGAGGTCCGCGTCAAGGTCGGCGCGGCGGGCGTCTGCCTCTCGGATGTGCACCTGATCAGCGGCCTGGTGGGGCCACTGCGCAACGCCGACGCCGAGCGCGTCCTCGGGCACGAGGTCGCCGGCACCGTCGAGGCCCTGGGCGCGGGCGTCACCGGGTGGACCGAGGGCGATCGGGTCACCCTGCAGGCCGTCATTCCGCGGCCGTGGGGGGTGGACACCATGGGTGTCGACTACGACGGCGGCTGGGCCGAATACGTCGTGGTTCCGCAGGAAGTGCTGGTGGCCATTCCGGATGCCATGCCGTTTGAGCAGGCGTGCATCATCCCCGACGCGGTCTCGACCCCGTGGGCGGCGATCACCCATACCGCCAAGGTTGCCGCCGGCGAGGCCGTCGGTGTCTGGGGCGTTGGCGGTCTCGGCATTCACGCCGTGCAGCTGCTGCGCATGATCGGGGCCGGACCGATCGTGGCCATCGACCCGCTGCCCGCCCCGCGCGAGAACGCGCTGCAGCGTGGCGCCGATGCGGCACTGGATCCCACCGATGCGCGCTTTGCCGACCAGCTGCGCGAGCTGCTCGGTGGCGGCGGCCTGGACGCGGCCTTCAACTTCGCGGGCTTCCCCGGCGTGGACGAGCAGATCCTGCCGCTGCTGAACCCCGGTGGGCGGTTGACCGTCATCGGCATCAGCGGCCACCCCATCGCCGTGGAGAACAGCGTCTTCCTGGTGGCGCATCAGCAGCAGATCCTCGGGCATTACGGATACCTGCCGCCGCATGTGCCCCAGATTGTGCGGCTCGCCGAGTGGGGTCGGCTGGACCTGAAGGGATCGGTGTCCTCGGTGCTGCCGCTGGAACAAGCCCCGGAGGCCGTGCGGCAGCTCGAGGAGAAGGACGGGAACCCGATAAGGTTGGTGCTGATTCCGTAG
- a CDS encoding AMP-binding protein, with protein MAQPAPSYVQGRTDTPLLIETIGANLDRTVAAFGDREALVDVPTGRRWTYREFDADVRRLASGLLALGLRPGDRVGIWSPNTPEWTLVQYATARIGAILVTINPAYRVEELEYVLTQSGARTVIAAASFKTSDFAGMLDDVRGRCPELQDVVIVGSPSWEALAATESDDAALAGVATGLTPDDPINIQYTSGTTGFPKGATLTHTNILNNGYFVGEGVGYTEHDRVCIPVPFYHCFGMVMGNLACTSHGAAMVIPAPGFDPADTLRAVAEERCTSLYGVPTMFIAELALEDLDSYDLSSLRTGIMAGSPCPEVVMRQVIEQMNMGEVAICYGMTETSPVSTQTSPTDTLAQRTGTVGTAGPHLEIKVVDPDTGEVLPRGEPGELCTRGYSVMAGYWNDEAKTAEVLDAEGWMHTGDIAVMDEQGYVAITGRIKDMVIRGGENIYPREIEEFLYQHPDVVDAQVVGVPDERYGEELMAWLRIRDGAETPTAESIREFCAGRIAHYKIPRHVAVVDEYPMTVTGKVRKIELRERAAQMLRG; from the coding sequence GTGGCCCAACCCGCACCGTCCTACGTCCAGGGCCGCACCGATACACCCCTGCTCATCGAGACCATCGGCGCCAACCTCGACCGCACCGTGGCCGCCTTCGGCGACCGCGAGGCCCTGGTCGACGTCCCCACCGGCCGGCGCTGGACCTACCGGGAGTTCGACGCCGACGTGCGGCGCCTGGCCAGCGGGTTGCTGGCCCTGGGCCTCCGGCCCGGCGACCGTGTCGGCATCTGGTCGCCGAACACCCCGGAATGGACCCTGGTGCAGTACGCGACCGCGCGCATCGGCGCCATCCTGGTCACCATCAATCCGGCCTACCGCGTCGAGGAACTCGAATATGTCCTCACCCAGTCCGGCGCGCGGACCGTCATCGCCGCCGCGTCGTTCAAGACCTCCGACTTCGCGGGCATGCTCGACGACGTCCGCGGCCGCTGCCCCGAACTGCAGGACGTGGTCATCGTCGGCTCGCCGTCGTGGGAAGCGTTGGCGGCCACCGAAAGTGACGATGCCGCCCTGGCCGGGGTGGCCACCGGGCTGACGCCCGACGACCCGATCAACATCCAGTACACCTCGGGCACAACGGGATTCCCCAAGGGTGCCACCCTGACCCACACCAACATCCTCAACAACGGCTACTTCGTCGGCGAGGGAGTGGGCTACACCGAACACGACCGCGTGTGCATCCCCGTGCCGTTCTACCACTGCTTCGGCATGGTGATGGGCAACCTGGCGTGCACCAGCCACGGCGCGGCAATGGTGATCCCGGCGCCGGGATTCGACCCCGCGGACACCCTGCGGGCGGTCGCCGAAGAACGCTGCACGTCGCTGTACGGGGTGCCGACGATGTTCATCGCCGAACTCGCGCTCGAGGATCTCGACTCCTACGACCTGAGCAGCCTGCGGACCGGCATCATGGCCGGCTCACCCTGCCCGGAGGTGGTGATGCGCCAGGTCATCGAGCAGATGAACATGGGCGAGGTGGCCATCTGCTACGGCATGACCGAGACCTCGCCGGTGTCCACCCAGACCAGTCCCACCGACACGCTGGCCCAGCGCACCGGCACCGTCGGCACCGCGGGCCCGCACCTGGAGATCAAGGTCGTCGACCCCGACACCGGCGAGGTCCTGCCCCGCGGCGAGCCCGGCGAACTGTGCACCCGCGGCTACAGCGTGATGGCCGGCTACTGGAACGACGAGGCCAAGACCGCCGAGGTGCTCGACGCCGAGGGCTGGATGCACACCGGGGACATCGCCGTGATGGACGAGCAGGGCTACGTCGCGATCACCGGGCGGATCAAGGACATGGTGATCCGCGGCGGGGAGAACATCTACCCGCGCGAGATCGAGGAATTCCTCTACCAACACCCCGACGTCGTCGACGCGCAGGTGGTCGGGGTTCCCGACGAGCGCTACGGCGAAGAACTGATGGCCTGGCTGCGGATCCGGGACGGCGCCGAAACTCCGACCGCCGAGTCCATCCGCGAGTTCTGCGCGGGCCGCATCGCGCACTACAAGATCCCGCGGCACGTCGCGGTGGTCGACGAATACCCGATGACGGTCACCGGCAAGGTTCGCAAGATCGAACTGCGCGAGCGCGCCGCGCAGATGCTGCGCGGCTGA
- a CDS encoding APC family permease: MTDATVVPEKPRLQGKLGPVAIVFMVVAAAAPLTVIGGNMPLAMGLGNGAGAPVGFATAALVLLLFSVGFVTMTPHVPEAGAFYSYVTVGLGDRLGKGIAVVALIAYTAIQVGIYGYIGWAIDDTVRFYGGPQIAWPFYSFAILAVVAVLGYRHIGLSAKVLGVALVLEIGIVAVLDLVIVANPGPAGVTFASFTPEVVASGALGIAVLFALTGFIGFEATAVFRDEARDPQRTIPRATYAAVLIIGAFYAITCWAFVVAIGPDNVAAVAQQTLDGEANMLLDTTNDTLGRLGRDVVNVLLLTSLFACVLSFHNVIARYQFVLGGKGLLPRRLGEVHPGHQSPAFSSVVQTVTAIVIVAIFAILGIDPLVGVFGSMAGVATVGMVLMMLTTTTAVLVYFLRNPEAASGRLWQTRVVPVAALLGLLASLWLVLSNFTLVTGGSAGLSAVLAAVPFTGLVLGALLWKPGQRVNAAGSSREL; encoded by the coding sequence ATGACCGACGCCACCGTCGTCCCCGAGAAGCCCCGCCTGCAAGGCAAACTCGGCCCCGTCGCGATCGTCTTCATGGTGGTGGCCGCGGCCGCGCCGCTGACCGTCATCGGCGGAAACATGCCGCTGGCCATGGGGCTGGGCAACGGGGCCGGCGCCCCGGTGGGTTTCGCCACGGCTGCGCTGGTGTTGCTGTTGTTCAGCGTCGGATTCGTGACGATGACGCCGCACGTGCCCGAGGCGGGGGCGTTCTACTCGTACGTCACCGTGGGCCTGGGGGATCGGCTGGGCAAGGGCATTGCGGTGGTCGCGCTGATCGCCTACACCGCGATCCAGGTCGGCATCTACGGCTACATCGGCTGGGCCATCGACGACACCGTACGGTTCTACGGTGGACCCCAGATAGCCTGGCCCTTCTATTCTTTCGCGATTCTGGCGGTCGTCGCGGTGCTCGGGTACCGGCACATCGGACTCAGCGCCAAGGTGCTCGGTGTGGCGCTGGTCCTGGAGATCGGCATCGTCGCGGTCCTCGATCTGGTCATCGTCGCCAACCCCGGGCCGGCGGGAGTGACGTTCGCGTCGTTCACCCCGGAGGTGGTGGCCAGCGGCGCCCTCGGCATCGCGGTGCTGTTCGCGTTGACCGGCTTCATCGGCTTCGAGGCCACCGCCGTCTTCCGCGACGAGGCCCGCGACCCGCAACGCACCATCCCGCGCGCCACCTACGCGGCCGTGTTGATCATCGGCGCGTTCTACGCGATCACCTGCTGGGCGTTCGTGGTGGCGATCGGGCCCGACAATGTCGCCGCAGTGGCCCAGCAGACCCTCGACGGTGAAGCCAACATGCTGCTGGACACCACCAATGACACCCTCGGCCGACTGGGCCGCGACGTGGTCAACGTGTTGCTGCTGACCAGCCTGTTCGCCTGCGTCTTGTCCTTCCACAACGTGATCGCTCGGTACCAGTTCGTGCTGGGCGGCAAGGGGCTGCTGCCTCGCAGGCTCGGCGAGGTGCACCCCGGGCATCAGTCGCCGGCGTTCTCGTCGGTGGTGCAGACGGTGACCGCGATCGTCATTGTGGCGATCTTCGCGATTCTCGGAATCGACCCGCTCGTCGGTGTTTTCGGTTCGATGGCCGGCGTCGCGACCGTCGGGATGGTGCTGATGATGCTCACGACGACCACCGCGGTGCTGGTGTACTTCCTGCGCAACCCCGAGGCGGCGAGCGGACGGCTGTGGCAGACCCGCGTCGTTCCGGTGGCCGCCCTGCTGGGCTTGCTCGCCAGCCTGTGGCTGGTGCTGTCCAACTTCACGCTGGTGACCGGTGGCAGCGCGGGGCTCAGCGCGGTGCTGGCGGCGGTGCCGTTCACCGGGTTGGTGCTCGGGGCGCTGCTGTGGAAGCCCGGGCAGCGGGTGAACGCTGCCGGGTCTTCGCGGGAATTGTGA
- a CDS encoding TetR/AcrR family transcriptional regulator → MSTSASSASGDDAVLLGDRRAPSKGERQRRAILDCLPELLSRRPIGELTVGEIAAAAGVRRSGFYFYFESKYAPLAVITAEIWTELMSRAQYFARGADESVRDFIGRTGDIALGLWRDHEGVLTASVQAIPLDEQMATLWDEWNQQLADVIANQVIEDQKKGVAHPVSDDVRGLITMLLEMTMHVFYMDRLRKNDPEQTHATREMVLAIWLASAWGIPNAP, encoded by the coding sequence ATGTCCACCTCAGCGTCCAGCGCCAGCGGTGACGACGCGGTGCTGCTCGGCGACCGGCGTGCGCCCAGCAAGGGGGAGCGGCAGCGCCGCGCGATCCTCGACTGCCTGCCGGAGTTGTTGTCCCGGCGCCCCATCGGCGAGCTGACGGTCGGGGAGATCGCGGCGGCCGCGGGCGTGCGGCGCTCGGGCTTCTACTTCTATTTCGAATCGAAGTATGCGCCGCTGGCCGTCATCACCGCCGAGATCTGGACCGAGTTGATGAGCCGGGCCCAGTATTTCGCCCGGGGTGCCGACGAGTCGGTCCGCGACTTCATCGGCCGGACCGGCGATATCGCGCTTGGTCTTTGGCGTGACCACGAAGGTGTCCTGACGGCATCGGTGCAGGCGATTCCGCTCGACGAGCAGATGGCCACGCTGTGGGACGAGTGGAATCAGCAGCTGGCCGACGTCATCGCCAACCAGGTGATCGAGGATCAGAAGAAGGGTGTGGCGCACCCGGTTTCCGACGACGTGCGCGGGCTCATCACCATGCTGCTGGAGATGACCATGCACGTGTTCTACATGGACCGGCTGCGCAAGAACGACCCCGAGCAGACCCACGCCACCCGCGAGATGGTGCTCGCAATCTGGCTGGCGTCGGCCTGGGGAATCCCCAACGCTCCCTAG
- a CDS encoding TetR/AcrR family transcriptional regulator, whose product MRTHGWGGATPASDEEAIERILDAAAAAIDQRGAAMRVADVARTLEVSRQTIYNYFPGNTLLEAVATRSGLRFIERLRAHLAGLTDPVDALVESFAFTLEWLPSDKPVQLMLVNDFGRTSVEVTSDRAKEFGHGILAGLDVDWAALGMDDDAIDDLVEYMLRMLQSFMIDPGRPPRTGQELRGYVRRWLGPVVTAEIASHQP is encoded by the coding sequence ATGCGCACCCACGGGTGGGGCGGAGCCACCCCCGCGAGTGACGAAGAGGCCATCGAACGAATTCTCGACGCCGCCGCGGCCGCCATCGACCAGCGCGGCGCGGCGATGCGGGTGGCCGACGTCGCCCGCACCCTTGAGGTGTCGCGGCAGACGATCTACAACTACTTTCCAGGCAACACGCTGCTCGAGGCGGTGGCGACGCGCTCGGGCCTGCGATTCATCGAACGGCTGCGCGCGCATCTGGCCGGCCTCACGGATCCGGTCGACGCGCTGGTGGAAAGCTTCGCGTTCACGCTGGAATGGCTGCCCAGTGACAAGCCGGTGCAGCTGATGCTGGTCAACGATTTCGGCCGGACGTCGGTCGAGGTCACCTCGGACCGGGCAAAGGAGTTCGGCCACGGCATCCTGGCCGGCCTCGACGTCGACTGGGCCGCGCTCGGCATGGACGACGACGCCATCGACGACTTGGTCGAGTACATGCTGCGGATGCTGCAGTCCTTCATGATCGACCCGGGGCGCCCGCCGCGCACCGGCCAGGAGCTGCGCGGCTACGTGCGGCGCTGGCTGGGGCCCGTCGTCACCGCCGAGATCGCCAGTCATCAACCGTGA
- a CDS encoding AMP-binding protein: MYPGAHAQNNPDRPALIVAETGAVTTYGQLEQRSAALARVLHDAGLRRGDVVAVLTDNAPEAMEVYWATQRSGLYVTAINHHLTAPEAAYIVNNSGARALIAAASLEDLSTDVAKQVEGPSLRLAFGGAVSGYESYEQALEQAGPPLTERPAGAVMLYSSGTTGFPKGVRPPLSDRNVEDPGEPIVTIGQALFGLGEGDVYLSQAPIYHAAPLRWCGSVQALGGTVLMAKKFVAEDTLRYIEKYRVTATQMVPTMFVRLLKLDEEIRTRYDLSTLRVVIHAAAPCPVDVKKAMIDWLGPVIYEYYASTEAHGMTFIDSKDWLEHPGSVGRSVLGPLHICDDEGREVPPGTVGTVYFARDEMPFEYHGDPDKTKEAQHPEHPFWTTVGDLGYVDEDGYLYLADRKSFMIISGGVNIYPQEIENELALHPAVHDVAVIGVPDPEMGEQVKAIVQPAAGVTGDDALAQELIDYVRERIAHYKAPRSVDFIDELPRTPTGKLVKGKLRERYVDKS; this comes from the coding sequence ATGTACCCCGGTGCGCATGCGCAAAACAACCCCGACCGGCCGGCTCTGATCGTCGCCGAGACCGGCGCGGTAACCACCTACGGGCAGCTCGAGCAGCGCTCCGCGGCCCTGGCCCGGGTGCTCCACGACGCGGGCCTGCGCCGCGGCGACGTGGTGGCGGTGCTCACCGACAACGCGCCCGAGGCCATGGAGGTGTACTGGGCCACCCAGCGCTCGGGGCTGTACGTCACCGCGATCAACCATCACCTGACCGCGCCCGAGGCCGCCTACATCGTCAACAACTCCGGCGCCCGGGCCCTGATCGCGGCGGCCTCGTTGGAGGATCTGTCGACCGATGTGGCCAAGCAGGTCGAGGGCCCCTCGCTGCGGCTGGCCTTCGGCGGCGCGGTGTCCGGCTACGAGTCCTACGAGCAGGCCCTGGAGCAGGCCGGACCGCCGCTGACCGAGCGGCCCGCGGGCGCGGTGATGCTGTATTCCTCTGGTACCACCGGCTTTCCGAAGGGTGTGCGCCCGCCGCTGTCCGACCGCAACGTCGAAGATCCGGGTGAGCCCATCGTGACGATCGGTCAGGCCCTGTTCGGCCTCGGTGAGGGCGACGTGTACCTATCGCAGGCGCCCATCTATCACGCCGCGCCGCTGCGGTGGTGCGGCTCGGTGCAGGCCCTCGGCGGAACCGTGCTGATGGCAAAGAAATTCGTCGCCGAGGACACGCTGCGCTACATCGAGAAGTACCGTGTGACCGCCACCCAGATGGTGCCGACGATGTTCGTGCGCCTGCTCAAGCTCGACGAGGAGATCCGCACCCGCTACGACCTGTCGACCCTGCGGGTGGTCATCCACGCCGCGGCCCCGTGCCCGGTCGACGTCAAGAAGGCGATGATCGACTGGCTGGGGCCGGTGATCTACGAGTACTACGCGTCCACCGAGGCCCACGGCATGACCTTCATCGACTCGAAGGACTGGCTGGAGCACCCCGGCTCGGTGGGCCGCAGTGTCCTTGGGCCACTGCACATCTGCGACGACGAAGGACGCGAGGTGCCGCCCGGGACCGTCGGCACGGTGTATTTCGCCCGCGACGAGATGCCCTTCGAGTACCACGGTGATCCGGATAAGACCAAGGAAGCACAGCATCCCGAGCACCCGTTCTGGACCACCGTCGGCGACCTCGGCTACGTCGACGAGGACGGCTATCTCTATCTGGCCGACCGCAAGTCGTTCATGATCATCTCCGGCGGGGTCAACATCTACCCGCAGGAGATCGAGAACGAGCTGGCGCTGCATCCGGCCGTGCACGACGTCGCGGTGATCGGGGTGCCGGATCCCGAGATGGGCGAGCAGGTCAAGGCGATCGTGCAGCCGGCGGCCGGGGTGACCGGCGACGACGCGCTGGCCCAGGAACTCATCGACTACGTCCGCGAGCGGATCGCCCACTACAAGGCGCCGCGCTCGGTGGACTTCATCGACGAGCTGCCCCGCACGCCGACCGGCAAGCTCGTCAAGGGCAAGCTGCGCGAACGCTACGTGGATAAGAGCTAG